The nucleotide window GCGGGAATGCTGCATTCCGGCTGGAAAGGAACAGGTATTGTTGAAAATGCCCTTTCTCTTGCTGCAGAAAAATGCGGTTCAAAGCCGGAAAACTTCAGGATTGTTCTTGGACCTCATATTCATGACTGCTGTTATAATGTAGATGAACAGAGGGCTTCTTATTTTGCTGATAATTTCACCCCGGACTGTATAAAAATTATTTCTCCCGGACAGTATGCCCTTTCTCTTGCTGCGGCAAACATTGCCGTCTTAAAGCGCTGCGGTGTTCCGGATAGAAATATCTGCATCCGTCCTGAATGTACCTGCTGTAATGATAAGTTCGGTTCTTTCAGAAGGGAAACAGCCCCCTTTGCCAGTTTACCTCCGGAAGAAAAAGCCGGAAAATTTACTGTCCAGGCTGCTTTCATTAAATTTTAAAATCTTAAAAGGCTTTTTTTATAGTATTTTTATGCATTTTGCTTGCATATTTATAAACTAATTACTATATTGGATGTATAAATTTTCATTTTATTGTGAGGGTTTTCTATGGCAACGAAAAAGACTGAGGCTGCTGCAAAACCTGCTAAGGCAGAAAAGACTGTAAAGGCAGCAAAAAAAGCAAAGAAAGACAAGGTAGTCCTTGCTTATTCCGGTGGACTTGATACTACGGTAATTATTCCATGGCTCAAGGAAAATTATGATTACGATGTTATTGCTGTCTGCATTGATGTAGGACAGGGTGATGACTGGAAGTCAATTAAAAAGCGTGCCCTCAAGACAGGTGCATCTGCCTGCTATGTAGTAGATGCCCGTCAGGAATATATTGAAGAATACATATGGCCAGCCCTTAAGGCAAATGCTGTTTATGAAGATGAATATCTTCTTGGTACTTCAACAGCAAGACCTCTTATCGGAAAAATTCTCGTTGAATATGCACGCCAGGAAAAGGCTGTTGCAATCTGTCATGGAGCAACAGGAAAAGGAAATGACCAGGTTCGTTTTGAACTTGCAATTAAAGCTTTTGCACCTGACCTTAAGGTTATTGCAGCATGGCGTGATGATAAATGGAACATGGACAGCCGTGAAGCAGAAATAAAGTATCTTGAAGACCGCGGACTTGAAGTTCCTATGAAGAAAGACCAGTCTTATTCCCGTGACGAAAATATATGGCACTTAAGCCATGAAGGTCTTGAACTTGAAAAGACTGAAAATGAACCGAATTATAAACATATGCTCAAGAATACCGTTGTTCCTGAAGAAGCAAAGGAAGGCGGAGAGTATGTAAAGATTGAATTTGATAAGGGTATTCCTGTTGCCGTAAACGGTAAGAAAATGAACGGTCTTCAGATTATGACTGAACTCAACAAGATCGGCGGCCGCAATGGAGTAGGACTTGTTGATATCTGTGAAAACCGCTGTGTAGGAATGAAGAGCCGCGGTGTATACGAAACACCGGGTGGAGCAATCCTTTATGCTGCACACAGAATGATGGAGCATATCTGTCTTGACCGTGATACATATCATTATAAGCAGCAGCTTTCCATCAAAGTTGCAGAACTTATTTACGACGGTAAATGGTTTACAACCCTTTTTGACAGCTGTATGGCATTTGTAGACAAGACTGAAGAAACTGTAACAGGATGGGTTCAGCTTAAGCTTTATAAGGGTTCTATCCGCGGTGCAGGAAGTCATTCTCCTTACAGCCTCTATAATGAATCAATTGCAAGCTTTACGACTGGAGAACTTTACAACCACAAAGACGCAGAAGGCTTCATAACCCTCTTCGGACTCCCGTTGAAAGTAAGAGCCATGATGGAGCAGTCCACAGGCACTGGACAGGCAGTAGTAAAATCTAAGAAATTAAAGAAGAGACCTACTGAGTAAAAAAACTCTTTAACGAAACAGGGTGCGATATATTGAGCACCCGTCGCCTGTGGACCCCGAACGCCCCTGCATAAGGTAAAGAAGAGACCTGCTGAGATTGAGCTGAGAAAGTTCATTTTCAGCAGGTCTTTTTTTTTCATGGAAATTAACCGTTTTATGCACTATACTTTTTCCTATGACAAAGAAAAATGCACGCTCTTCAGGAATCCTCCTTCACATAACAAGCCTTCCGTCAAAAGAAGGTATCGGTACGCTGGGAAAAAATGCCTTTTCATTCTGTGACTGGTTAAAAAAATCAGGACAGTCTCTCTGGCAGGTACTTCCTTTAGGACCTACCGGTTACGGCGATTCTCCTTATGCAAGTTTTTCTACCTTTGCCGGAAATCCCCTTTTAATAGATATTGCAGATCTTGTCAGACGGGGCTGGGCAAAAAAGGCAGATACGGCGGTTCCTGATTATATAAAACCTTCAGGAAAAATTGATTATGGTGCCGTGGTGTGGTGGAAACTGCCTGTCCTCTATAAATGTGCAGCTTTTTTTCTTACTTCCGCACAAGATGAAGATAAAAAACTTTTTGAAACTTTCAAAAAGAAAAACCGTTACTGGCTTGATGATTTTGCTCTGTATACATCAATAAAAAAACATTATGACGCTGAAGCTTCAGAAAAAAAAGTCGAAGGTGCAGCTTCCCGATGGAATGAATTCTGGCCGAGAGAACTGGCCCGTCATGATGAAAGTGCCTTAAATGAATGGACTGCAGGGCATCGTGAAGAACTTGAACAGATAAAAGTCATTCAGTTCTTTTTCTTTTCACAGTGGAATTCCCTTAAAAAATATGCCGGGGAGAATGGAATAAGAATAATAGGAGACATTCCTATTTTTGTTGCCGCTGACAGTGCTGATTTATGGGCAAATAAAAAGTTTTTTCAGATAAATCAGAAAACTCTGGCATTGAAAGCTCAGGCCGGCGTTCCTCCTGATTATTTTTCTTCTACGGGACAGTTATGGGGTAATCCTCTTTATGACTGGAAATCTCTCAGGGAAGACGGATATTCCTGGTGGGTAAAGCGCATTGAGCATATGATGAAACTTACGGATATTGTCCGCATTGATCATTTCCGTGGATTTGAAGCTTACTGGAAAGTCGGAGCAGGAGAAAAAACTGCAGTAAACGGAAAATGGATGAAGGGGCCTGGAAAGGAGCTTTTTGACGTTATAAAAAAGAAGTGCCCCCGTGCAGAAATTATTGCAGAAGATCTTGGCCTCATTACAAAAAAAGTTGCAAGGTTAAGGGATGACTGCGGATTTCCGGGAATGAAAATCCTTCAGTTTGCATTTAATGACCAGCCCTGGACGGAAGAAAGTGCAGAAAATCTGTATCTCCCTGAAAATTTTGAAACAGATAACTGCGTTGTTTATACTGGAACCCATGATAATAATACGACTGTCGGAGCTTTGAAGGAAAATCCTCCCCTGTACAGACAGAATATTGCTTCATATCTGGGATTGGATCCTTCTCTTTCTGAGGAACAGATATGTTCTGCCCTGATAGAATGCGCGATGAAATCCCGTGCCAGATACTGTATAATTCCCTTGCAGGATGTGCTGAATGTTTCTTCGGATGGAAGAATGAATGTTCCTTCAGCTTCAGGCGGCAACTGGGCGTGGAAACTTGATGAATTACCTGATCTTTCTGCTGCAAAAAGACTGGCTGCCCTTGTTAAGGAATATGACAGGATTAATTCTTTATAATACGTCGAGTTAAGGCACGCGTACGCTTAAAGCCTTGACTTCGCCGTTTTTAGGGTTTGTAGTAAACCCTAAATAAAATAATTATTCTGAAAACCTT belongs to Treponema rectale and includes:
- a CDS encoding argininosuccinate synthase, translating into MATKKTEAAAKPAKAEKTVKAAKKAKKDKVVLAYSGGLDTTVIIPWLKENYDYDVIAVCIDVGQGDDWKSIKKRALKTGASACYVVDARQEYIEEYIWPALKANAVYEDEYLLGTSTARPLIGKILVEYARQEKAVAICHGATGKGNDQVRFELAIKAFAPDLKVIAAWRDDKWNMDSREAEIKYLEDRGLEVPMKKDQSYSRDENIWHLSHEGLELEKTENEPNYKHMLKNTVVPEEAKEGGEYVKIEFDKGIPVAVNGKKMNGLQIMTELNKIGGRNGVGLVDICENRCVGMKSRGVYETPGGAILYAAHRMMEHICLDRDTYHYKQQLSIKVAELIYDGKWFTTLFDSCMAFVDKTEETVTGWVQLKLYKGSIRGAGSHSPYSLYNESIASFTTGELYNHKDAEGFITLFGLPLKVRAMMEQSTGTGQAVVKSKKLKKRPTE
- a CDS encoding polyphenol oxidase family protein, with the translated sequence MKSGSVLYGQFTENNDSPVWGMTLRNAGSMRFRWNEVNENRQSFLSELCGRDRKIAQVELYHSKEVVFVNEASECDGIKADGILTSNRSIIPVVTVADCMPIYMYDPVSGVAGMLHSGWKGTGIVENALSLAAEKCGSKPENFRIVLGPHIHDCCYNVDEQRASYFADNFTPDCIKIISPGQYALSLAAANIAVLKRCGVPDRNICIRPECTCCNDKFGSFRRETAPFASLPPEEKAGKFTVQAAFIKF
- the malQ gene encoding 4-alpha-glucanotransferase, whose protein sequence is MTKKNARSSGILLHITSLPSKEGIGTLGKNAFSFCDWLKKSGQSLWQVLPLGPTGYGDSPYASFSTFAGNPLLIDIADLVRRGWAKKADTAVPDYIKPSGKIDYGAVVWWKLPVLYKCAAFFLTSAQDEDKKLFETFKKKNRYWLDDFALYTSIKKHYDAEASEKKVEGAASRWNEFWPRELARHDESALNEWTAGHREELEQIKVIQFFFFSQWNSLKKYAGENGIRIIGDIPIFVAADSADLWANKKFFQINQKTLALKAQAGVPPDYFSSTGQLWGNPLYDWKSLREDGYSWWVKRIEHMMKLTDIVRIDHFRGFEAYWKVGAGEKTAVNGKWMKGPGKELFDVIKKKCPRAEIIAEDLGLITKKVARLRDDCGFPGMKILQFAFNDQPWTEESAENLYLPENFETDNCVVYTGTHDNNTTVGALKENPPLYRQNIASYLGLDPSLSEEQICSALIECAMKSRARYCIIPLQDVLNVSSDGRMNVPSASGGNWAWKLDELPDLSAAKRLAALVKEYDRINSL